The Streptococcus pluranimalium genome contains a region encoding:
- a CDS encoding ABC transporter permease, whose amino-acid sequence MENWKFAFSSILSHKMRSFLTMLGIIIGVAAVVIIMGLGNAMKNSVSDSFTGDQKQVRLFYQSKDKDKNLENGFSDDKSAEKPVKVEWLDQTVASIPGISSYYVTNSAAGKIGYRKKVLDNVTISGVSQDYFAVKDYDIVAGRQFQDEDYRQFSRIVMIDSTMSDKLFGKKNYQQALNNILTIGDKDYLITGVYKAAKDTMFLSAGNGTAVMTNTQVAQEFKKPEVEEIFIHVDDVTQSQILGKKAGKVLTKLSQVQNGKYTVADTSEILANINKQFGIMTAVIGSIAGISLLVGGIGVMNIMLVSVTERTREIGLRKALGATRRNILTQFLIEAVFLTILGGFLGLFLALLAVGSLGAALNLPGATVSLNVAFVAIAFSAGIGIIFGLLPANKASQLDPIEALRYE is encoded by the coding sequence GTGGAAAATTGGAAATTTGCCTTTAGTTCAATACTAAGTCATAAAATGCGCTCCTTTTTGACAATGCTAGGGATTATCATCGGCGTAGCTGCAGTCGTTATTATCATGGGACTGGGGAATGCTATGAAAAACAGTGTCTCAGATAGCTTTACTGGAGATCAAAAGCAAGTTCGCTTATTCTATCAGTCTAAAGATAAAGATAAGAATCTTGAAAATGGTTTTAGCGACGATAAGTCTGCTGAAAAGCCTGTTAAGGTGGAATGGCTAGATCAAACAGTGGCGAGTATTCCTGGTATTAGTTCCTATTATGTTACCAATTCAGCCGCTGGTAAGATAGGTTACCGCAAAAAAGTGTTGGATAATGTGACTATTTCAGGAGTCAGTCAAGATTATTTTGCTGTCAAAGATTATGATATTGTTGCGGGGCGACAATTTCAAGATGAGGATTATCGGCAATTCTCTAGAATTGTAATGATTGATTCCACAATGTCGGATAAGTTATTTGGTAAGAAAAATTATCAACAAGCTTTAAACAACATTTTAACGATTGGTGATAAAGATTACTTGATTACTGGAGTTTATAAAGCCGCTAAGGATACAATGTTTCTATCTGCGGGTAATGGAACAGCTGTTATGACAAATACTCAGGTTGCCCAAGAATTTAAAAAACCGGAGGTTGAGGAAATTTTTATCCATGTCGATGACGTCACGCAAAGTCAGATTCTGGGTAAAAAAGCTGGTAAAGTACTAACGAAGTTATCTCAGGTACAAAATGGGAAATATACAGTAGCTGATACGAGTGAGATTCTAGCAAATATTAATAAACAATTTGGTATTATGACGGCTGTTATTGGCTCTATCGCAGGTATTTCTCTTTTAGTTGGAGGTATTGGTGTGATGAACATCATGTTGGTGTCTGTTACGGAAAGAACAAGGGAAATCGGTCTTAGAAAGGCTCTTGGTGCTACACGTCGCAATATATTGACACAGTTTTTGATAGAAGCCGTATTTTTGACTATTTTGGGTGGTTTTTTGGGACTTTTCTTAGCGCTATTAGCAGTTGGAAGCTTGGGAGCAGCACTTAATTTGCCTGGAGCTACGGTATCTTTAAATGTTGCCTTTGTTGCTATTGCTTTTTCAGCAGGTATAGGGATTATTTTTGGATTGCTTCCAGCCAATAAGGCGAGCCAATTAGATCCAATTGAGGCTCTCCGGTATGAGTAA
- a CDS encoding TVP38/TMEM64 family protein: MSKPSKTIRYLIKILSAIIFVLSLFFVYFLVVNLDIIENPDALQRLISKDLVVGAILFFGLQVLQVLIAPIPGGIITVVGILAFGPVLGFLLDYLGILLGSLLLFRLVRTYGRSAIYLMISEEKLSVYEDRFFGNYFHKLVSIVMLAPVGPADITVMLAGLSKISEKKMMTILVLCRPVSIISYSLFWIYGSYWLERFFSF, encoded by the coding sequence ATGAGTAAACCTTCCAAAACGATACGATACCTAATCAAAATATTATCGGCTATTATTTTTGTCTTATCTCTATTTTTTGTATACTTTTTGGTAGTCAATTTAGATATTATTGAGAATCCTGATGCCTTGCAGAGGCTGATTAGCAAGGATTTAGTGGTAGGGGCAATTTTGTTTTTTGGCTTACAAGTATTACAAGTCTTAATAGCGCCTATTCCAGGAGGCATTATTACAGTCGTAGGTATCTTAGCGTTTGGTCCGGTTTTAGGTTTTTTATTAGATTATCTGGGCATTCTTTTAGGTAGCTTATTGTTATTTCGCCTTGTGAGAACATACGGGCGTTCAGCTATTTACTTGATGATTTCCGAGGAAAAACTATCTGTCTATGAAGATCGATTTTTTGGTAACTATTTTCATAAGTTAGTTTCTATAGTGATGCTTGCTCCAGTTGGACCAGCCGACATTACTGTGATGTTGGCAGGTTTGAGTAAGATAAGTGAGAAGAAGATGATGACCATCTTAGTCCTCTGTCGTCCTGTATCGATTATTTCATATAGTCTCTTTTGGATTTATGGAAGTTATTGGTTAGAGCGCTTTTTTAGTTTTTAA
- a CDS encoding GNAT family N-acetyltransferase, protein MVTISFKADENRSIALDENIEIGECTYQVSDGIWVINHTFVEPEYGGQGIAKQLVDNIIWQAREANTKVSATCSYAINLFNKTDDYNDVLIDD, encoded by the coding sequence ATGGTTACTATTTCATTTAAAGCAGATGAAAATCGTTCGATTGCCCTTGATGAAAACATAGAAATTGGTGAGTGTACCTATCAGGTATCTGATGGTATTTGGGTCATTAACCATACCTTTGTTGAGCCTGAGTATGGAGGGCAAGGTATTGCAAAACAACTTGTTGATAACATTATTTGGCAGGCGCGTGAAGCAAATACCAAAGTATCAGCTACTTGTTCCTACGCTATCAATTTATTTAACAAGACAGACGATTATAATGATGTTCTTATCGACGATTAA
- the rpsP gene encoding 30S ribosomal protein S16: MAVKIRLTRMGSKKKPFYRINVADSRAPRDGRFIETVGTYNPLVTENQVTLKEDRILDWLSKGAQPSDTVRNILSREGVMTKFHESKYSK, translated from the coding sequence ATGGCAGTAAAAATCCGTTTAACTCGTATGGGTTCTAAAAAGAAACCTTTCTACCGTATCAACGTTGCAGACTCACGTGCTCCACGTGATGGACGTTTCATCGAAACAGTTGGAACTTACAACCCACTTGTAACTGAAAACCAAGTAACTCTTAAAGAAGACCGTATCCTTGACTGGTTGTCAAAAGGTGCACAACCTTCAGATACCGTTCGTAACATCCTTTCACGTGAAGGCGTTATGACTAAATTCCACGAGTCAAAATACTCTAAATAA
- a CDS encoding KH domain-containing protein, protein MDTIENLIIAIVKPLISQPDHLTIKIQDTPEYLEYHLDLDASDIGRIIGKKGRTIMAIRSIVYSVPVQGKKVRLVIDEK, encoded by the coding sequence ATGGACACCATTGAAAATCTTATTATTGCTATTGTGAAACCTTTGATTTCACAACCGGATCACTTAACGATTAAAATTCAGGATACGCCTGAGTACTTAGAATATCATCTTGATTTGGATGCCAGCGACATTGGTCGTATTATCGGGAAAAAAGGTCGCACAATTATGGCCATAAGATCGATTGTCTATTCGGTGCCCGTTCAAGGTAAAAAGGTTAGACTTGTTATTGATGAAAAATAA
- a CDS encoding collagen binding domain-containing protein, whose product MKGKSHSLISLFTIASLSTTILVQPMSLVKAEEATGDAVTQPIQGFMFTVTVLGENGKTVAGQKVMLYDITSGRVEYASGISDSSGKVIFNNLPLNHNFSVSINGIIQGYTVRSGEAGGQMASSFTIPGQGTGAPTYTTKPITITVVNQDGEVLANREVSLKDRNGNLIDSKRSDSMGNIVFTDKLLEGTFYNYYLNGSKIGEVIPGQSRYVYEDTSNAVKSGFTFIATILAEDGLTLSGKEVVLRDITDGPNGPTISVTSNSDGQAIFEELSLSRNYSITVDGVVKGHTIRTSEAGSVMRASFFTDGKGEKKPTYSKDSVTVVVLDENAEPISGQKVVLRNTLGQEMGNGISDKEGKVIFSQGLHDGTFYKISVNELENISEAMPGNERSIYLTSDQMISSDDSAKPEAPKVDEKKL is encoded by the coding sequence ATGAAAGGTAAATCACATTCTTTAATAAGTTTGTTTACAATAGCAAGTTTGAGTACAACGATTCTTGTTCAGCCTATGTCATTAGTTAAGGCAGAAGAAGCTACAGGAGATGCTGTTACCCAACCTATTCAAGGGTTTATGTTTACAGTTACTGTCTTAGGTGAAAATGGTAAGACAGTAGCTGGGCAAAAGGTAATGCTTTATGATATTACAAGTGGTAGAGTAGAATATGCAAGTGGTATTAGTGATTCTTCAGGTAAGGTCATTTTTAATAATCTTCCTCTAAATCACAATTTCTCTGTATCAATTAATGGTATTATCCAAGGCTATACAGTTAGATCTGGAGAAGCTGGCGGTCAAATGGCATCAAGTTTTACAATACCTGGTCAAGGTACAGGAGCACCGACTTATACTACTAAACCAATTACGATTACAGTCGTCAATCAAGATGGTGAAGTGTTAGCTAATAGAGAAGTTAGCCTGAAGGATCGTAATGGTAATCTCATCGATAGTAAACGTAGTGATTCGATGGGGAATATTGTATTTACTGATAAACTTTTAGAGGGTACTTTTTATAATTACTATTTGAATGGTAGCAAGATAGGTGAGGTGATACCTGGACAATCTAGGTATGTCTATGAGGATACTAGTAATGCCGTAAAATCTGGCTTTACCTTTATTGCAACTATTTTAGCTGAGGATGGTCTGACATTATCAGGTAAAGAAGTTGTCCTTAGAGATATTACCGATGGCCCAAATGGCCCAACGATTTCTGTGACTTCTAATTCGGATGGTCAAGCCATTTTTGAAGAATTATCCTTAAGCCGTAATTACAGTATTACTGTGGATGGTGTTGTCAAAGGGCATACTATTAGAACGAGCGAAGCAGGATCAGTGATGAGAGCTAGTTTCTTTACAGATGGTAAAGGTGAAAAAAAACCAACTTATAGTAAAGATAGCGTGACAGTTGTTGTTTTGGATGAAAATGCTGAACCAATTTCAGGACAAAAAGTTGTATTGAGAAATACACTTGGTCAGGAAATGGGTAATGGGATTTCTGATAAAGAAGGTAAAGTGATATTTTCTCAAGGGTTACATGACGGTACTTTCTATAAGATTTCTGTTAACGAGTTGGAAAATATTTCAGAAGCAATGCCAGGAAATGAGCGCTCGATCTATCTGACATCAGATCAGATGATTTCTTCGGACGATTCTGCTAAGCCAGAGGCACCTAAAGTAGACGAAAAAAAACTCTGA
- a CDS encoding LPXTG cell wall anchor domain-containing protein — translation MSKKALPSTGEQSNSFMAWLGSACLALIAMIFLTKKKLQK, via the coding sequence GTGTCTAAAAAGGCGTTACCAAGTACAGGTGAGCAGTCAAATAGTTTCATGGCTTGGTTAGGCTCCGCTTGCTTAGCACTTATTGCTATGATTTTTTTAACAAAGAAAAAATTACAAAAATAA
- the rimM gene encoding ribosome maturation factor RimM (Essential for efficient processing of 16S rRNA), with translation MNYFNVGKIVNTQGLQGELRVLSVTDFAEERFKKGSQLSIFDDKDQHLLDVEIASHRKQKNFDIVKFKGLYHINDVEKYKGTVLKVAEENLTDLAEDEFYYHEIIGLDVYENDVLIGQIKEIMQPGANDVWVVKRKGKKDLLLPYIPPVVLNVDVAANRVDVEIMEGLDDEN, from the coding sequence ATGAATTATTTTAACGTTGGTAAAATTGTAAATACCCAAGGTTTGCAAGGTGAATTGCGCGTGCTTTCTGTGACAGATTTTGCAGAGGAACGATTTAAAAAAGGTAGCCAGTTATCCATTTTTGATGATAAGGATCAGCATCTCCTAGACGTGGAAATCGCCAGTCACCGTAAGCAGAAGAATTTTGATATTGTGAAATTTAAGGGACTCTATCATATTAATGATGTTGAGAAGTATAAGGGAACGGTCTTGAAGGTTGCCGAGGAAAATCTAACGGATTTGGCTGAAGATGAGTTTTATTATCATGAAATTATCGGACTTGATGTTTACGAAAATGATGTCCTCATCGGTCAAATCAAAGAAATTATGCAACCAGGTGCCAATGATGTTTGGGTGGTTAAACGTAAAGGTAAGAAGGATCTGTTGCTACCCTATATTCCACCAGTTGTGCTGAATGTTGATGTCGCAGCTAATCGTGTTGATGTAGAGATTATGGAAGGTTTAGACGATGAAAATTGA
- the trmD gene encoding tRNA (guanosine(37)-N1)-methyltransferase TrmD, with protein sequence MKIDILTLFPDMFAPLEHSIVGKAKERGLLDINYHNFRENAEKARHVDDEPYGGGQGMLLRAQPIFDTYDKIAAKNPRVILLDPAGRTFDQSYAEELAQENELIFICGHYEGYDERIKTLVTDEISIGDFVLTGGELAAMTMIDATVRLIPEVIGKEASHQDDSFSSGLLEYPQYTRPYDFRGMTVPDVLMSGHHKNIRRWRLEESLRKTYLRRPDLLETYEFSKEEAEILETIKRELDEMKDKKD encoded by the coding sequence ATGAAAATTGATATCTTGACTCTTTTTCCAGACATGTTCGCTCCCTTGGAACACTCGATTGTTGGTAAGGCGAAAGAGCGGGGTTTGTTAGATATCAACTACCATAATTTTCGAGAAAATGCAGAAAAAGCTCGGCATGTGGATGATGAACCATATGGTGGTGGTCAGGGCATGCTTTTAAGAGCACAACCTATTTTTGATACTTATGATAAGATCGCTGCTAAAAATCCTCGCGTGATTTTACTAGACCCAGCTGGTCGTACGTTTGACCAATCTTATGCAGAGGAGTTAGCACAAGAAAATGAGCTAATCTTTATTTGCGGACATTACGAAGGCTATGATGAGCGCATCAAGACCTTGGTGACAGATGAAATTTCTATCGGTGATTTTGTTCTCACTGGTGGAGAATTGGCTGCTATGACCATGATTGATGCGACGGTTCGTCTGATACCAGAAGTGATTGGTAAAGAAGCTAGCCACCAAGATGATAGTTTTTCATCAGGGTTATTAGAATACCCACAATACACTCGTCCTTATGACTTTCGTGGCATGACAGTACCAGATGTGCTCATGAGCGGTCATCATAAGAATATTCGTCGCTGGCGTTTGGAAGAAAGTCTCCGTAAAACCTACCTCAGACGACCGGACCTTTTGGAAACTTATGAGTTTTCTAAAGAGGAAGCTGAGATTTTAGAAACGATTAAACGTGAACTTGATGAAATGAAAGATAAGAAAGACTAA
- a CDS encoding NAD(P)/FAD-dependent oxidoreductase, with protein MTEETIYDITIIGGGPVGLFASFYAGLRGMKVKIIESLSELGGQPAVLYPEKVIYDIPAYPAITAGQLSENLIKQVERFEDRTTVCLKEEVQTFEKKDGMFSIQTNKAEHFSKAIIIACGNGAFAPRQLGLEDESIYADNNLYYNVHQVEPFIGKNVVICGGGDSAVDWANMLEPVAASVTVVHRRDAFRAHEHSVEVMKDSSVKTMTPYVPIAISGEKGRASSLRIQKIKEEETLDLALDALIVSFGFSTNNKNLKNWNLDYKRNRIFVDQVLKTSMDGVYAIGDAAEYLGKADLIATGFGEAPTAVNEVIKYIYPDRDNRIVHSTSLIKD; from the coding sequence ATGACAGAAGAAACTATTTATGATATTACCATCATTGGTGGTGGTCCAGTTGGGCTTTTTGCATCCTTTTATGCTGGTTTGCGAGGAATGAAGGTTAAAATCATTGAAAGCTTGTCTGAACTGGGTGGACAGCCAGCAGTGCTTTACCCTGAAAAAGTTATCTATGATATTCCTGCCTATCCAGCTATTACTGCTGGACAATTATCGGAAAATCTGATTAAGCAAGTGGAACGCTTCGAGGATAGAACGACTGTCTGTCTTAAGGAAGAAGTCCAAACGTTTGAGAAAAAAGATGGAATGTTTAGTATTCAAACCAATAAGGCAGAACATTTTTCAAAAGCGATTATCATTGCGTGTGGCAATGGGGCTTTTGCGCCACGACAACTTGGGCTAGAAGATGAGTCTATCTATGCCGATAATAATCTTTATTATAATGTCCATCAAGTGGAACCCTTTATCGGTAAAAATGTTGTTATCTGTGGTGGTGGTGATTCTGCTGTGGACTGGGCTAATATGCTAGAACCTGTCGCTGCTAGTGTTACGGTGGTTCATCGCAGGGATGCTTTTCGCGCTCATGAGCACAGTGTTGAAGTGATGAAGGATTCTTCCGTTAAGACTATGACACCTTATGTTCCGATTGCCATTTCTGGGGAAAAGGGCAGAGCAAGTAGTTTGCGTATTCAAAAAATCAAGGAAGAAGAAACACTTGATTTAGCATTGGATGCTTTAATTGTTAGCTTTGGTTTTTCAACTAATAATAAAAATTTAAAAAACTGGAATCTTGACTACAAACGCAATCGTATCTTTGTGGACCAAGTCTTAAAAACGAGTATGGATGGTGTTTACGCTATCGGCGACGCTGCGGAATACTTAGGAAAAGCTGATTTAATCGCCACAGGTTTCGGAGAAGCACCAACAGCTGTCAACGAAGTTATCAAATACATTTATCCAGATCGTGATAACCGTATCGTGCACTCGACGTCATTGATAAAAGATTAA
- a CDS encoding DeoR/GlpR family DNA-binding transcription regulator: MSIILKTERKRLIMEKIVLDDYVVLEDLVDLLETSESTVRRDLDELESEGKLHRVHGGAEKIHTLQDEPDIRQKSIKNIQAKKALVQKAAELVQDGDVIFLDAGSTTELLIPLLNQEGLTVVTNAIHHAAKLVDKNIKTLIIGGFIKNTTDASVGQIAVEQVRRLNFDKAFLGMNGIDAEHITTPEMEEAVVKRSIIASAKKAYILTDSSKLGQVSFINVASLNDVTIITNHCDHPLLPTIKEKTGVIEV; this comes from the coding sequence GTGAGTATCATCTTAAAAACCGAACGAAAACGCTTGATTATGGAGAAAATTGTTCTCGATGATTATGTGGTTTTAGAAGATTTGGTTGATTTATTGGAAACTTCAGAATCGACTGTTCGTCGTGATTTGGATGAACTGGAGTCTGAAGGGAAACTTCATCGCGTCCATGGTGGCGCTGAAAAAATTCACACTCTTCAAGATGAGCCTGATATTCGTCAAAAATCTATCAAAAACATTCAAGCTAAAAAAGCTTTAGTTCAAAAAGCTGCTGAATTAGTGCAAGATGGCGATGTGATTTTTTTGGATGCGGGTTCGACAACTGAACTTTTGATTCCCCTTTTAAATCAAGAAGGTTTGACGGTTGTGACCAATGCTATTCATCATGCGGCTAAGCTTGTTGATAAAAATATAAAAACCTTAATTATTGGTGGTTTTATTAAAAATACAACAGATGCCAGTGTCGGACAAATCGCTGTTGAACAAGTGAGACGTCTCAACTTTGATAAAGCCTTTTTAGGAATGAATGGTATTGATGCCGAACATATCACGACACCTGAGATGGAAGAAGCTGTGGTGAAGCGAAGCATTATCGCTAGTGCTAAAAAAGCTTATATTTTAACAGATTCTTCTAAATTGGGGCAGGTTTCCTTCATTAATGTGGCCTCCTTAAATGATGTCACCATTATCACAAATCACTGTGATCACCCCCTATTGCCTACTATTAAAGAAAAGACAGGAGTTATTGAAGTATGA
- the pfkB gene encoding 1-phosphofructokinase, giving the protein MIYTVTLNPSIDYIVRLDAVEVGQVNRMDSDDKYAGGKGINVSRILKRLAIDNTATGFIGGFTGRFITEELEKEGISTAFIPVSQDTRINVKIKADQETEINGAGPVISEQELKALKAQLAHLTADDVVVFAGSAPSNLGNQVYKELLPIAKEAGAAIVCDFEGQTLLDSLGYQPLLVKPNNHELEAIFDVTLKTLDDIETYARKILEMGAQNALISMAGDGALLVTENASYFAKPIKGQVKNSVGAGDSMVAGFTGELVKSGDALEALKWGVACGTATTFSDDLASIDFIKETYEKVEVEKR; this is encoded by the coding sequence ATGATTTATACCGTTACTTTAAATCCGTCTATTGATTATATCGTTCGCCTCGATGCCGTTGAGGTTGGGCAAGTTAATCGTATGGATAGTGATGATAAGTACGCTGGTGGTAAAGGTATCAACGTTAGCCGTATTTTAAAGCGTTTGGCTATTGATAATACAGCCACAGGATTTATTGGTGGTTTTACAGGTCGTTTTATCACAGAAGAATTGGAAAAAGAAGGGATTTCAACTGCCTTTATTCCAGTATCACAGGATACACGTATCAATGTTAAAATTAAGGCTGACCAAGAAACAGAAATTAATGGAGCTGGTCCGGTTATTTCTGAACAGGAATTAAAAGCTTTGAAAGCTCAGTTGGCTCATTTAACAGCTGATGATGTTGTTGTTTTCGCTGGTTCTGCACCAAGTAACCTCGGAAACCAAGTCTATAAAGAACTATTACCGATTGCCAAAGAAGCAGGAGCGGCTATTGTTTGTGACTTTGAGGGACAAACATTGTTGGATTCACTTGGGTACCAACCCTTATTGGTGAAACCTAACAACCATGAATTAGAAGCTATCTTTGATGTGACTTTAAAAACACTCGATGATATTGAAACCTATGCGCGTAAAATCCTTGAAATGGGTGCTCAAAATGCCTTGATTTCAATGGCTGGAGATGGGGCACTTCTTGTAACTGAGAATGCTTCCTACTTTGCCAAACCGATTAAAGGTCAGGTGAAGAATTCTGTTGGTGCTGGTGATTCCATGGTAGCAGGATTTACAGGTGAGCTTGTAAAATCTGGTGATGCTCTTGAAGCTCTCAAATGGGGAGTGGCTTGTGGAACGGCGACAACTTTCTCGGACGACTTAGCAAGTATTGATTTTATTAAAGAAACTTATGAAAAAGTAGAGGTAGAAAAACGATGA
- a CDS encoding PTS fructose transporter subunit IIABC: MKIQDLLNKNVMILDLQASTKEAAIDEMINRLVEEGVVNDFATFKEGIMAREALTSTGLGDGIAMPHSKNTAVVEPTVLFAKSSSGVDYEALDGQPTYLFFMIAAPEGANDTHLAALAELSKYLMKDGFADELRQINTPDGVIATFDGAEAADKKAEQEEVLVQNNATNPSSSDQDFIVAVTACTTGIAHTYMAEEALKKQAAEMGVAIKVETNGASGVGNKLTAADIEKAKGVIVAADKAVEMPRFNGKPLISRPVAEGIKKPQELIQTILDGKADTYVAKEGAQATTSEEKTSLGGAFYKHLMGGVSQMLPFVIGGGIMIALAFLLDNLLGVPKDQLSNLGSYNEIAALFKSIGGAAFGFMLPVLSGYIAYSIAEKPGLVAGFVAGAIANSGLAFGKVAYAAGGEATLGLAGVSSGFLGALVGGFLAGGVILVLRKVLAGMPRSLDGVRSILLFPLLGVALTGFLMLLVNIPMAAINTALNTFLENLSGSSAILMGLLVGGMMAVDMGGPVNKAAYVFGTGTLAATVANGGSVVMAAVMAGGMVPPLAVFVATLLFKDKFTEEERNSGLTNIVMGLSFITEGAIPFGAADPARAIPSFIAGSALTGALVGLAGIKLMAPHGGIFVIALTSNPFLYLLFVAIGAVVSGVLFGLLRKSK, encoded by the coding sequence ATGAAAATTCAAGACTTATTGAATAAAAATGTCATGATTTTGGACCTTCAAGCTAGCACTAAAGAAGCAGCTATCGATGAAATGATTAACCGTTTAGTCGAAGAAGGCGTGGTCAATGACTTTGCAACTTTTAAAGAAGGTATCATGGCTCGTGAAGCCTTGACTTCAACAGGATTAGGTGATGGCATTGCAATGCCTCACTCAAAAAATACAGCTGTTGTTGAGCCTACAGTTCTTTTTGCCAAATCAAGTTCTGGTGTTGATTATGAAGCCCTTGATGGTCAACCAACTTATCTTTTCTTCATGATTGCAGCTCCAGAAGGGGCTAACGATACTCATCTTGCAGCACTTGCTGAGTTATCAAAATACTTGATGAAAGATGGCTTTGCAGACGAATTGCGTCAAATCAATACTCCTGATGGTGTGATTGCAACTTTTGATGGTGCTGAAGCAGCTGATAAAAAAGCAGAACAAGAAGAAGTGCTTGTACAAAATAATGCAACAAACCCATCATCAAGTGATCAAGACTTTATCGTTGCGGTCACAGCATGTACAACTGGTATTGCTCATACTTACATGGCTGAAGAAGCTCTCAAGAAACAAGCAGCTGAAATGGGTGTTGCTATTAAAGTTGAAACCAATGGTGCTTCAGGTGTTGGTAACAAATTGACAGCAGCGGATATTGAAAAAGCAAAAGGTGTCATTGTTGCTGCTGATAAAGCAGTTGAAATGCCTCGTTTTAACGGTAAACCCTTGATTTCACGTCCAGTGGCTGAAGGTATTAAAAAACCTCAAGAACTTATTCAAACCATTCTTGATGGTAAAGCTGATACTTATGTTGCTAAAGAAGGCGCACAAGCAACAACTTCAGAAGAAAAAACAAGTCTTGGGGGTGCTTTCTATAAACACCTCATGGGTGGGGTTTCTCAAATGTTGCCATTCGTTATCGGTGGTGGTATCATGATTGCGCTTGCCTTCCTTTTAGATAATCTGCTAGGTGTTCCTAAAGATCAGTTGTCAAATCTTGGGTCTTATAACGAGATTGCAGCACTCTTCAAATCCATTGGTGGTGCAGCCTTTGGTTTCATGCTTCCAGTTCTTTCAGGGTATATTGCTTACTCTATCGCTGAAAAACCAGGTCTTGTTGCAGGTTTTGTAGCTGGGGCTATTGCAAATAGTGGTCTTGCTTTCGGTAAAGTTGCTTATGCAGCAGGTGGTGAAGCAACACTTGGTCTTGCAGGTGTCTCTTCTGGTTTCCTTGGAGCTCTTGTTGGTGGTTTCCTAGCAGGTGGTGTTATCCTTGTTCTCCGTAAAGTGCTTGCTGGTATGCCTCGTTCACTTGATGGTGTTCGTTCAATCCTTCTCTTCCCACTTCTTGGAGTAGCCTTAACAGGATTCTTGATGTTATTGGTCAATATCCCAATGGCTGCGATCAATACTGCACTTAATACTTTCCTTGAAAACCTTTCAGGTAGTTCAGCTATCCTTATGGGTCTCCTTGTAGGTGGTATGATGGCAGTTGATATGGGTGGACCTGTTAACAAAGCTGCCTATGTCTTCGGTACAGGAACGCTTGCTGCAACTGTTGCCAACGGCGGTTCGGTTGTTATGGCTGCTGTTATGGCGGGTGGTATGGTACCTCCTCTTGCAGTCTTTGTGGCAACACTACTTTTCAAAGATAAATTCACAGAAGAAGAGCGTAACTCTGGTTTGACAAATATCGTTATGGGACTATCATTCATCACTGAAGGAGCGATTCCATTTGGTGCTGCTGATCCAGCACGTGCGATCCCTAGCTTTATCGCAGGTTCAGCGCTTACTGGTGCTCTTGTTGGTCTAGCAGGTATCAAATTGATGGCACCACACGGTGGTATCTTTGTTATCGCTTTGACAAGTAACCCATTCCTTTACCTCCTCTTTGTAGCGATTGGTGCGGTGGTTTCAGGTGTTCTCTTTGGACTACTACGTAAATCTAAATAA